From one Halobacteriovoraceae bacterium genomic stretch:
- a CDS encoding alpha/beta hydrolase, giving the protein MWKIVLCTLLLCSCSSFYYHPSKNIFATPKQFNKDFKENIISTPTGVQLSSWTIYGKNDQKKNLIVQFHGNAENMSSHMLSLLWITDYNYDLITFDYRGYGKNEGSPSPLGLREDALTFLKYVENEFEKGNYQKLIVVGQSLGGAVLLDALRFYPTKDKIHLLVLDSTFSSYRRMAMKVLQKSWITFLFSPLGYLVASGETSPQGYISEFKMPKLVIHSKGDFIVDYSEGEAVYEELISPKNMWSFGQKSHIGVFFVENNKYRQEFLKYIESL; this is encoded by the coding sequence ATGTGGAAAATAGTTTTATGCACACTACTCTTATGTAGTTGTAGTTCCTTTTACTACCACCCATCTAAGAATATATTTGCAACTCCTAAACAATTTAATAAAGACTTTAAAGAAAATATTATTTCAACTCCAACAGGAGTGCAGTTATCATCATGGACAATTTATGGAAAAAACGATCAGAAGAAAAACCTCATCGTCCAATTTCATGGAAATGCCGAAAATATGTCTTCACATATGTTATCGCTTCTATGGATTACAGATTACAATTATGATTTAATAACGTTTGATTATCGAGGATACGGAAAAAACGAAGGTTCTCCCTCTCCTTTAGGTCTACGTGAAGATGCACTTACATTTTTAAAATATGTTGAAAATGAATTTGAGAAAGGAAATTACCAAAAGCTTATCGTTGTTGGGCAAAGTCTTGGTGGTGCAGTTTTACTTGATGCTTTAAGATTTTATCCTACTAAAGATAAGATTCATCTGCTTGTACTTGACTCCACCTTTAGTTCATATAGAAGAATGGCCATGAAAGTTTTACAGAAAAGTTGGATAACTTTTCTATTTTCTCCTTTAGGATATCTCGTTGCTTCAGGGGAAACATCTCCGCAAGGTTATATTTCAGAATTTAAGATGCCGAAATTAGTTATTCATTCCAAGGGTGATTTTATAGTTGATTACTCTGAGGGTGAAGCTGTTTACGAGGAATTGATATCACCAAAAAACATGTGGAGTTTTGGACAAAAATCTCATATTGGTGTCTTTTTTGTAGAAAATAATAAATATCGTCAAGAATTTTTGAAATATATTGAATCTTTATAA
- a CDS encoding LysM peptidoglycan-binding domain-containing protein, producing MGFYIVYEVQPGDTLSQIILDHFEYVKSPYRPDISWNGLQEFINIIMHNNPEITDPNRINPWQIIDLAPYKKKHYEIYSRVDRILMRQSFNQSTQDERNTINRNQALFQFLANNTGEVVDSEFYRTGILAGTGELADQSMQGLGKMVNSIKNHDFRRWSKKAPKNLRIKQALKTAPVKAELNAMTRFIKGRITGANWQDYINPLSKSFIIPDTLSRKEASAWVQRALKDVKKLKYVKGVVGSQWLDIGLGIIDVYTDNDGNYTKAIVREIGGFLAEKAVSRLSIKVACSLIVGTATFTMGMIACNVVVEIAAAGLSNWLGETSGKILYDSAEEGGKLLYKEGENLVRGNKGNMF from the coding sequence ATGGGTTTCTATATAGTTTATGAGGTTCAACCAGGAGATACTCTTTCTCAGATAATCTTAGATCATTTTGAATATGTTAAAAGTCCATATAGGCCGGACATTAGTTGGAATGGGCTGCAAGAATTCATTAACATTATTATGCACAATAATCCAGAAATCACAGATCCAAACAGAATTAACCCTTGGCAAATAATAGACCTAGCACCTTATAAGAAAAAGCATTACGAGATCTACAGTCGCGTTGATCGTATACTGATGCGGCAGTCATTCAATCAATCGACTCAAGATGAACGAAATACAATAAATCGCAATCAAGCATTATTTCAGTTTTTGGCAAATAACACTGGAGAAGTAGTAGATAGCGAATTTTATAGAACTGGTATCTTAGCAGGCACGGGGGAATTAGCAGATCAATCAATGCAAGGTCTTGGAAAGATGGTTAATAGTATAAAGAACCATGATTTTAGAAGATGGAGTAAGAAAGCACCAAAAAATTTGAGAATCAAGCAAGCATTAAAGACTGCTCCAGTTAAAGCAGAATTAAATGCAATGACTAGATTTATTAAAGGGAGGATAACGGGAGCAAATTGGCAAGATTACATTAATCCACTTTCAAAATCGTTCATTATACCGGATACGCTTAGTCGAAAAGAAGCATCAGCGTGGGTGCAAAGAGCTCTGAAGGACGTCAAGAAATTAAAGTACGTCAAAGGAGTTGTGGGCTCTCAATGGTTGGATATAGGTTTAGGCATTATTGATGTTTATACGGATAACGATGGGAATTATACTAAAGCTATAGTTAGAGAGATAGGTGGATTCCTGGCCGAAAAAGCCGTTTCGAGACTTTCTATAAAAGTCGCTTGCAGTTTAATTGTAGGCACGGCCACCTTTACAATGGGAATGATTGCATGCAATGTCGTAGTTGAAATTGCTGCTGCTGGTTTATCAAATTGGCTTGGAGAAACTAGTGGTAAGATTTTATATGACTCTGCAGAGGAAGGAGGGAAGCTACTCTATAAAGAAGGTGAAAATCTTGTAAGAGGTAATAAAGGGAATATGTTTTGA
- a CDS encoding phosphatase PAP2 family protein: protein MTFNLKQIHVTQYIIVSIVLAILVFVFHESTLDRLLISPFYSKIPPHWPWRNSFVTEKIIHKGGVKFIILFTVSLLGICFLNGKIKKNKLHQFFICFSILASALSIEVIYLLKKSNPIQCPWNLDFFSGKDRFVSLYQFFDTNLSFPKCFPAGHSSAAYAWISFYFASQLITGKKNYKWLLPGLILGFVYGFDQQIRGAHFFSHDIATLFLCWIITGGMAIMAKIICDWYMIKKELKNGPRL from the coding sequence ATGACTTTCAATTTAAAACAGATCCATGTTACTCAATATATTATTGTTTCGATCGTTCTAGCAATTTTAGTTTTTGTATTTCATGAATCCACTTTAGATCGCCTACTCATATCTCCATTTTATTCTAAAATTCCACCTCATTGGCCATGGAGAAATTCTTTTGTTACAGAAAAAATTATCCATAAGGGTGGAGTTAAATTTATTATTTTATTTACAGTTTCATTACTTGGAATATGTTTTTTGAATGGAAAAATAAAAAAAAACAAACTCCATCAATTTTTTATCTGTTTCTCTATTTTAGCATCAGCACTTTCGATTGAAGTCATTTACCTACTAAAAAAATCAAATCCAATACAATGTCCATGGAATTTAGATTTTTTTTCAGGCAAGGATCGTTTTGTTTCTCTCTATCAGTTTTTTGATACAAATCTTTCTTTTCCTAAATGTTTTCCAGCAGGGCATTCATCTGCGGCCTACGCTTGGATATCATTCTATTTTGCTTCTCAACTTATTACTGGAAAGAAAAATTATAAATGGCTTTTACCTGGTCTTATCTTGGGTTTTGTATATGGATTTGATCAACAAATTAGAGGGGCCCATTTCTTTTCTCATGATATCGCAACATTATTTTTGTGTTGGATTATCACCGGAGGAATGGCAATAATGGCCAAAATTATTTGCGATTGGTATATGATTAAAAAAGAACTTAAAAACGGCCCGAGGTTGTAA
- a CDS encoding phosphoethanolamine--lipid A transferase — MFINSIKKHINNILNIEMTSTRLIFIASVLIGLIYNLKFYEKVIDIYPISWKYSFFLLSVMIVLIATSNIVLNLISFRKATKIILIINFLIASIICYVTSNYGIVIDDTMILNVLSTNIKEALDLFNLKFLFYFFFLGLIPSYVISKIKLKKISIGKEVTLKAISVVFSIVIALAMIATTSKTFASFFRQHKPLRSYVNPTFSYYSVYKYSKKNVFKKNHVFVEIGRDAKVLQKDNKRNLAILIIGETARGDHFSLNGYERKTNPLLEQEKNIVSFDDHSSCGTSTAISVPCMFSYLQRSEFSYAKANSQDNLLDILKHTGEISVLWRDNNSDSKGVAARIDYQDFKSPKLNKVCDIECRDVGMLGGLQEYIDEQKSKNIFIVLHQMGSHGPAYYKRYPKKFEKFLPTCQSDQLENCTVEEITNTYDNTIFYTDYFLSEIIKLLKQNSEKFKTAMIYNSDHGESLGENGVYLHGMPYHFAPEAQKNSALIVWMGESNKDDSNLENLRKRSKTTVSHDNLFHSVLGLMEVQTSIYNSQMDIFSSDFETNL, encoded by the coding sequence ATGTTTATAAATTCTATAAAGAAACATATAAATAATATCTTAAATATCGAAATGACTTCTACTCGATTAATATTTATTGCTTCTGTTCTTATTGGATTAATTTATAATTTGAAGTTTTATGAAAAAGTTATCGATATTTATCCAATTTCATGGAAATATTCATTTTTCTTATTATCCGTAATGATCGTTTTAATAGCTACTTCAAATATTGTTCTTAATTTAATTAGTTTTAGGAAAGCAACAAAAATCATTCTGATTATTAATTTTTTAATAGCTTCTATCATCTGCTACGTTACTTCAAATTATGGAATTGTCATAGATGATACAATGATACTAAATGTGCTCAGTACAAATATTAAAGAGGCACTTGATTTATTTAATCTCAAATTTTTATTCTATTTTTTTTTTCTAGGTTTAATACCTTCATATGTTATTTCTAAGATTAAATTGAAAAAGATATCAATTGGGAAGGAAGTGACGCTTAAAGCAATTAGTGTTGTATTTTCTATTGTTATTGCTTTGGCCATGATTGCTACAACAAGTAAAACTTTTGCTTCATTCTTCAGACAACACAAACCATTGCGTTCCTATGTCAATCCAACTTTTTCATATTACTCAGTGTATAAATACTCAAAAAAAAATGTATTCAAAAAAAATCATGTATTTGTTGAAATAGGAAGAGATGCTAAGGTTTTACAAAAGGATAATAAACGTAATCTGGCCATCTTAATTATCGGAGAAACTGCACGTGGGGATCACTTTTCATTGAATGGTTATGAGAGAAAAACAAATCCACTTTTAGAACAAGAGAAAAATATAGTAAGTTTTGATGATCATTCGAGCTGTGGAACGTCAACGGCCATATCAGTACCTTGTATGTTTTCATATTTACAGCGATCAGAATTTTCATACGCAAAAGCAAATTCCCAAGATAATCTCCTCGATATTCTAAAACACACAGGTGAAATTAGTGTTCTTTGGCGAGATAATAATTCTGATTCAAAGGGAGTCGCAGCGAGAATCGATTACCAAGATTTTAAAAGTCCTAAATTAAATAAAGTATGTGACATTGAATGCAGAGATGTCGGAATGTTAGGAGGATTACAAGAATACATCGATGAGCAAAAATCAAAAAATATTTTTATTGTCCTCCATCAAATGGGAAGTCACGGGCCAGCTTATTATAAAAGGTATCCTAAGAAATTCGAGAAATTTTTACCAACATGTCAAAGTGATCAACTTGAAAACTGTACCGTAGAAGAAATAACTAATACCTATGATAATACGATCTTTTATACTGATTATTTTCTTTCAGAAATTATTAAACTTTTAAAACAAAATTCAGAAAAATTTAAAACTGCAATGATTTACAATAGTGATCATGGCGAATCTTTAGGTGAAAATGGTGTTTACCTACATGGAATGCCCTATCATTTCGCACCAGAAGCTCAAAAGAATTCTGCATTGATAGTATGGATGGGAGAAAGTAATAAAGATGATAGTAATCTTGAAAATCTTAGAAAACGATCAAAAACTACCGTCTCTCATGATAATCTTTTTCATTCAGTATTAGGTTTGATGGAAGTCCAAACGAGTATATACAATTCTCAAATGGATATTTTTTCATCAGATTTTGAAACAAATCTTTGA